A single window of Thalassoroseus pseudoceratinae DNA harbors:
- a CDS encoding glycoside hydrolase family 2 protein, whose translation MRRIGTYALLNVLLSTLTAQAQAQEVVDDWKYTVRRPIDSWKAVAFNDSAWKDGAGGFGTVGTPGARIGTTWSTKNIWLRKTFKLKDIPTEPALLIHHDENTQVFINGEQVASFDGYVTQYKLVPLANNKHDVLRKGKNVMAVHCRQTGGGQFIDVHLVDGKNVPKLPQPKRNTKPFQSDLITKCGAEVTPENAWTEYPRPQMERRNWTNLNGHWDYAITKIEQREAPDTWTGKILVPFSLESKLGGVQRLLDSSEALWYRRSFECDKSSRKRQLLNFEAVDYRCEVFVNGTSVGKHTGGNTPFSFDITAAVRDGANELVVRVEDATEQWQLRGKQVLNARGIWYTQVSGIWQTVWLEEVPRLYISDLKIKTNAEHGSIGVEPNIEGNRADTKLRLRILDGDTVKHDSKASNAGSFLIAITDPKLWSPASPHLYDVELSLVTARGEVIDQVKSYAGIRTVGKTLDADGHLRFTLNGEIIFHWGPLDQGWWPDGLLTPPSDEAMLFDIEWLRQAGFNMIRKHIKVEPRRYYYHCDRLGMMVWQDQVSGGKNWPKWTRLQPNPTDSEWPAEQHKQFMSELEAMIDSLENHPSIVVWVPFNEAWGQHKTVEVGQWTAKRDPSRLVNVASGGNFWPAGDIVDHHSYPHPSFPFDLNKGNRFDDYIKVVGEFGGHGFPVHQHLWDADRRNWGYGELPKTIDEYKERYVTSLKMLRDLQQQGIAGAVYTQTTDVEGEINGLMTYDRKVIKISARELAELHKMLMETDEE comes from the coding sequence ATGCGCCGAATCGGAACCTACGCACTTCTGAATGTCTTGCTATCGACATTGACGGCTCAGGCTCAGGCTCAGGAAGTTGTCGATGATTGGAAGTACACCGTTCGTCGTCCCATCGACAGTTGGAAAGCCGTTGCCTTCAATGATTCTGCGTGGAAGGACGGCGCCGGCGGATTCGGCACTGTCGGTACGCCCGGGGCGAGGATTGGCACGACTTGGTCCACGAAGAACATCTGGCTGCGAAAGACCTTCAAGCTCAAAGACATCCCAACGGAACCCGCGTTATTGATTCATCACGATGAGAACACGCAAGTCTTCATCAATGGTGAACAGGTCGCGAGTTTCGATGGTTACGTCACGCAGTACAAGTTGGTCCCATTGGCGAACAACAAACATGATGTCCTCCGCAAGGGAAAAAACGTGATGGCCGTTCACTGTCGTCAGACGGGTGGCGGACAGTTCATCGACGTGCATTTGGTCGATGGGAAGAACGTCCCGAAATTGCCCCAACCGAAACGCAACACGAAGCCGTTTCAATCTGATCTGATCACGAAATGCGGAGCGGAAGTCACTCCGGAAAATGCCTGGACGGAATACCCTCGACCGCAGATGGAACGGAGGAACTGGACGAACCTCAACGGCCACTGGGACTACGCGATCACAAAAATCGAGCAGAGAGAAGCGCCCGACACATGGACCGGGAAAATCTTAGTGCCATTCAGTTTGGAATCGAAACTCGGCGGAGTGCAGCGACTGCTCGATTCCAGCGAAGCGTTGTGGTATCGCCGAAGTTTCGAGTGCGACAAATCCTCCCGAAAACGTCAACTGCTGAACTTCGAAGCCGTGGATTACCGCTGCGAAGTCTTTGTGAATGGGACAAGCGTTGGGAAACACACCGGCGGCAACACGCCGTTTTCCTTCGACATCACAGCAGCCGTGCGGGACGGAGCGAACGAACTCGTCGTGCGAGTCGAAGACGCCACTGAGCAATGGCAACTCCGCGGCAAGCAAGTTCTGAACGCCCGTGGGATTTGGTACACGCAGGTATCCGGCATATGGCAAACCGTGTGGCTGGAAGAAGTCCCGCGACTTTACATCAGCGATCTCAAAATCAAGACAAACGCCGAACACGGTTCTATTGGCGTGGAACCAAACATCGAAGGCAACCGGGCCGATACCAAACTCCGTCTGCGGATTCTCGACGGTGACACCGTCAAGCATGATTCGAAAGCCAGCAACGCCGGCTCATTCCTCATTGCGATTACCGATCCCAAACTCTGGTCACCAGCGTCACCTCATCTCTACGACGTGGAACTGTCCCTGGTAACCGCTCGCGGTGAAGTGATCGATCAAGTCAAATCGTACGCTGGTATCCGCACGGTCGGCAAAACGCTGGATGCGGACGGTCACTTGCGGTTCACTCTCAACGGAGAAATCATTTTCCATTGGGGGCCGCTCGATCAGGGTTGGTGGCCGGATGGTTTGCTCACGCCGCCGTCCGATGAGGCAATGTTGTTCGATATCGAATGGCTACGGCAAGCGGGTTTCAACATGATCCGCAAGCACATCAAAGTCGAACCGCGACGATATTATTACCACTGCGATCGGCTCGGCATGATGGTCTGGCAAGATCAAGTCAGTGGTGGGAAGAATTGGCCCAAGTGGACGCGTTTGCAACCCAACCCCACCGATTCCGAATGGCCTGCCGAACAACACAAACAGTTCATGTCGGAATTGGAAGCAATGATCGATTCACTCGAAAATCATCCGTCAATTGTGGTCTGGGTGCCGTTCAATGAAGCCTGGGGACAACACAAGACAGTTGAGGTCGGTCAGTGGACCGCAAAACGTGATCCAAGTCGGCTCGTCAACGTTGCCAGCGGCGGCAACTTCTGGCCGGCGGGCGATATTGTCGATCACCATTCTTATCCCCATCCATCATTTCCGTTTGATCTGAACAAGGGCAACCGATTCGATGACTACATCAAGGTTGTCGGCGAGTTCGGCGGGCATGGCTTCCCGGTGCATCAACACCTTTGGGATGCCGACCGCCGCAACTGGGGATACGGCGAGTTACCGAAGACGATCGACGAATACAAGGAGCGATACGTCACCTCGCTGAAGATGCTTCGCGACCTCCAACAACAGGGAATCGCGGGAGCCGT
- a CDS encoding AAA family ATPase — protein MAETVDIDGINLHLAGPDMSQGEWIGQREVLKQVLACWLVLDEKDLPLAPRLVGTPGIGKTTLAIAAARTRQQSLYIYQCTADTRPEDLLVTPVLGEQGTIKYHASPLVSAMIKGGICLLDEGNRMNEKSWASLAPLLDHRRYVESIIAGVTIPAHPDFRCAVTMNEDESTYEIPDYILSRLQPTLTLGHPSRVDELAILQYHLPFAEEDMLNLTVEFLQESHELKLDFSTRDGINVLRYAMKRIAADPDHPLSKDAAWREALQTCLGEDALDLNSLADKKNQTLGGNVVPMGLGDFFFSPDNPLHPDYEDDDEDDEDDDEY, from the coding sequence ATGGCGGAAACAGTCGACATTGATGGAATCAATCTACATTTGGCCGGGCCGGATATGTCCCAGGGCGAATGGATTGGTCAGCGGGAAGTGCTGAAACAAGTGCTGGCCTGTTGGTTGGTTCTCGACGAGAAGGACTTGCCACTCGCCCCACGGTTGGTCGGGACACCGGGAATCGGTAAAACCACGCTTGCCATTGCCGCCGCCCGCACTCGGCAACAATCACTGTACATTTACCAGTGCACGGCTGACACACGTCCCGAGGATTTGCTGGTCACGCCGGTCTTGGGGGAGCAGGGAACGATCAAGTACCACGCTTCGCCTTTGGTTTCCGCGATGATCAAAGGCGGCATTTGCCTACTCGACGAAGGCAACCGCATGAACGAAAAGAGCTGGGCGAGTTTGGCTCCGCTGCTCGATCATCGACGGTACGTGGAAAGCATTATCGCGGGGGTCACGATTCCGGCTCATCCCGATTTTCGCTGTGCTGTCACGATGAACGAGGACGAAAGCACCTACGAGATCCCCGATTACATCCTCAGCCGTCTACAACCGACACTCACGCTCGGTCATCCCAGCCGCGTCGATGAATTGGCGATTCTGCAATACCATTTGCCATTCGCTGAGGAAGATATGCTCAACCTCACGGTGGAATTCCTGCAAGAGTCGCATGAATTGAAACTAGACTTCTCGACTCGTGATGGCATCAACGTGCTGCGGTACGCCATGAAACGCATCGCCGCCGACCCCGACCATCCCTTGAGCAAAGACGCCGCGTGGCGAGAAGCCCTGCAAACGTGTCTCGGCGAAGATGCGCTCGATCTGAATTCCCTGGCCGACAAGAAAAACCAAACCCTCGGCGGCAACGTCGTTCCCATGGGCCTGGGCGATTTCTTCTTCTCCCCCGACAACCCCCTTCACCCCGATTATGAAGACGACGACGAGGACGATGAGGATGACGACGAGTATTAA
- a CDS encoding Uma2 family endonuclease, with protein sequence MAEVVIAQDSTVLSGDRIVIPGDIHSLADFRAWALSDDFPKQGRIDYIQGRIEVDMSPENLFSHGSPKSEIVRVFGNLNRRLDLGYLFTDCTRFANAEVGLSAEPDVILLTRQSLTTGEAHLRRAASGEDDQFVEIDGMADLVVEIVSDSSVRKDTVELFATYFTAGVIEYWIIDVRGPAVQMQIYTRGETEFVPVPHDDGAFQTSSVFDLGFRLERARDELGHWTYQLVETNEANE encoded by the coding sequence ATGGCCGAAGTTGTGATCGCCCAAGATTCGACGGTCTTATCAGGCGATCGAATCGTCATCCCCGGCGACATCCATAGCCTCGCCGACTTCCGGGCGTGGGCGTTATCCGACGACTTTCCCAAGCAAGGCCGGATCGACTACATCCAAGGTCGTATCGAGGTAGATATGTCTCCGGAAAACCTATTCTCTCATGGTTCGCCGAAATCGGAGATCGTTCGCGTTTTCGGAAATCTTAATCGGCGTTTGGATTTGGGTTACCTCTTTACGGACTGCACCCGATTTGCCAATGCCGAAGTCGGTTTGTCGGCGGAACCGGATGTCATTCTTCTGACTCGACAAAGTTTGACAACTGGTGAAGCGCATCTCCGGCGGGCTGCTTCCGGTGAGGATGATCAATTCGTCGAGATCGACGGCATGGCAGACTTGGTGGTGGAGATTGTCAGCGACAGTTCCGTCCGAAAAGACACGGTTGAACTGTTCGCAACTTACTTCACGGCCGGGGTGATCGAGTATTGGATTATCGATGTGAGAGGTCCAGCTGTCCAGATGCAGATTTACACGCGTGGCGAGACTGAGTTTGTTCCAGTTCCACACGACGATGGTGCGTTCCAAACGTCTTCAGTCTTTGATCTCGGTTTCCGATTGGAACGGGCCCGAGACGAATTAGGACATTGGACGTACCAACTTGTTGAAACGAACGAAGCCAACGAATAA
- a CDS encoding serine hydrolase domain-containing protein: MSQRVLLTLGLCCCGFLTVHADELPRIEAGSLGLSTERQTEIDAAVMEGLQKKRMPGCVVLIGSSEGIAFLKAYGDRQVQPNRHPMTTDTVFDLASLTKPIATATSIMQLIEQGKVELDARVVEYLPDFAANGKDKITVRDLLVHQGGLIPDNHLRDYQDGPEEAFRRINALKLSAEPRTKFMYSDVGFLVLGRIVETVSGESLKDYTQRHIFEPLDMMETGYLPAKPLQERAAVTQQRDGKWMQGEVHDPRAYELGGVAGHAGLFSTAADLAKFATAFLDDGKPILSPKTFELMTDAYRVSRGVRGLGWDKKSPYSSNRGATMTDKAFGHGGFTGTAIWIDPGLDLYVIFLSNRVHPNGKGSVNRIAGEIGTIAADGVRSKSP; this comes from the coding sequence ATGAGTCAGCGAGTCCTACTCACTTTGGGTTTGTGTTGTTGTGGATTTCTGACCGTGCACGCGGACGAGTTGCCGCGAATCGAAGCGGGGTCGCTGGGGCTCTCGACGGAACGCCAAACCGAAATCGATGCAGCCGTCATGGAGGGACTCCAGAAGAAGCGGATGCCCGGTTGCGTGGTGCTAATTGGTAGCAGTGAAGGCATCGCGTTTCTCAAAGCATACGGAGATCGGCAAGTCCAACCGAACCGTCATCCAATGACAACCGATACCGTGTTCGACTTGGCATCGCTGACCAAACCGATCGCAACCGCGACAAGCATCATGCAGTTGATCGAGCAAGGCAAGGTCGAGTTGGATGCCCGGGTTGTGGAATATCTTCCGGACTTCGCCGCCAATGGCAAAGACAAAATCACCGTCCGCGATTTGCTCGTGCACCAAGGCGGCTTGATTCCGGATAACCATCTGCGTGACTACCAAGACGGCCCGGAAGAAGCATTCCGACGCATCAATGCCCTGAAGTTGTCTGCCGAACCACGTACGAAGTTTATGTATTCCGACGTCGGCTTCTTGGTGTTGGGACGAATCGTCGAGACGGTCTCAGGGGAGTCGCTGAAGGATTACACGCAGCGGCACATTTTCGAGCCACTCGACATGATGGAAACGGGATACCTCCCCGCGAAACCACTCCAAGAACGAGCAGCCGTCACGCAACAACGCGATGGAAAATGGATGCAGGGCGAAGTGCATGATCCCCGCGCCTACGAACTTGGTGGCGTCGCCGGACATGCGGGATTGTTCTCAACAGCGGCAGACTTGGCCAAATTCGCCACCGCGTTTCTCGACGACGGCAAACCGATCCTTAGTCCGAAAACATTTGAACTAATGACGGATGCATACCGGGTCAGTCGCGGTGTTCGCGGTTTGGGATGGGACAAAAAATCGCCGTACTCGTCGAATCGCGGAGCGACGATGACGGACAAAGCCTTCGGGCACGGCGGCTTTACCGGAACCGCCATCTGGATCGATCCCGGCTTGGACCTCTACGTCATCTTTCTCAGCAACCGCGTGCACCCCAACGGCAAAGGTTCCGTCAACCGAATCGCCGGCGAAATCGGTACCATCGCCGCCGACGGGGTTCGTTCGAAATCACCGTAA
- a CDS encoding CPBP family intramembrane glutamic endopeptidase — MTESLPPNSSNSQSDDQSIANDHSTPPSDTEPIILTEADLIDAPDVFESHQTWKRPGPNLGVAILWMIGIGLAQVIGGAIGAMIFAPELLEAVVNREEIDISKLPGSAFIGILTVTQGTFLLFALIAASLVYGRELPRQMPLRIPTGRHIGMILALLLPMALFDGFVAQQVADVLYPTNEAGQQSEVPILEVVGKMTEAGSFGTLLFILAVTPAIGEEIVFRGVISRGMLARFGLVGGIAVTSVLFAVVHLEPAQAAGVLTIGVVMHVAYLATRSFWAPVLIHFLNNSLPVLMVTAVMANQPDADAGEVMNEASPLSWISVLTAFITIVLWTMLLWKTRLEYRHADTGEPIVTPYPTVEPPDESIPHYAEHRTSPPGLVFAAVVSLVAFFASMILTAPTV, encoded by the coding sequence ATGACCGAATCGCTGCCACCGAACTCCTCAAATTCCCAATCGGACGACCAATCAATAGCAAACGACCATTCGACACCGCCCTCCGATACTGAACCCATCATTTTGACCGAAGCCGATCTCATTGACGCACCGGATGTCTTTGAGAGTCATCAAACGTGGAAGCGGCCTGGGCCGAATCTCGGCGTGGCGATTCTTTGGATGATCGGGATTGGCTTGGCACAAGTCATCGGCGGCGCCATCGGGGCGATGATTTTCGCGCCGGAGTTGCTCGAAGCCGTCGTCAATCGCGAAGAAATTGATATTTCCAAGCTCCCTGGTTCTGCATTCATCGGTATCCTGACGGTGACGCAGGGCACGTTTCTATTGTTCGCACTCATCGCGGCCAGTTTGGTTTATGGTCGCGAGTTGCCACGACAAATGCCTCTCCGGATTCCCACCGGACGACACATTGGCATGATCCTGGCGTTGCTCCTGCCGATGGCGTTGTTTGACGGATTCGTCGCGCAACAAGTGGCCGACGTCTTGTACCCAACCAACGAAGCGGGACAACAATCCGAAGTTCCCATCCTCGAAGTCGTCGGCAAAATGACGGAAGCAGGGTCGTTTGGAACACTGCTATTCATCTTGGCCGTGACTCCGGCAATCGGCGAAGAAATCGTGTTTCGCGGCGTTATTAGTCGAGGTATGTTGGCGAGATTCGGATTGGTTGGGGGCATCGCGGTGACGTCAGTGTTGTTTGCCGTTGTGCATCTCGAACCGGCTCAAGCGGCGGGCGTGTTGACGATCGGCGTGGTGATGCACGTCGCGTACTTGGCGACACGGAGTTTCTGGGCTCCCGTGCTGATTCACTTTCTCAACAACAGCTTGCCGGTCTTGATGGTGACCGCGGTGATGGCCAACCAACCCGATGCGGATGCAGGCGAGGTGATGAATGAAGCGTCTCCATTGAGTTGGATCAGTGTGCTGACCGCTTTCATCACCATCGTTCTATGGACAATGCTGCTGTGGAAGACGCGGTTGGAATACCGACACGCAGATACCGGCGAACCGATTGTCACGCCGTATCCGACCGTCGAACCGCCCGACGAATCGATTCCCCATTACGCGGAGCATCGGACGTCACCACCGGGATTAGTTTTCGCTGCGGTTGTCTCGCTCGTTGCATTCTTTGCGAGTATGATTCTAACAGCCCCTACCGTGTAA
- a CDS encoding serine/threonine-protein kinase, giving the protein MDDDRGSNQPEKPMQSPRVLYCAGCNERFRNLTKSSVCPRCGAAARTAPDMAFAETMVIRDLSSSFDQSSGLREEDENRTCQSTSDTDHNQHDDTDNAPAKKLPKSDDCHELDELIGQSLHVYEIQGLLGSGGMGRVYLAKHRDLHRQCALKILCPEAAEEDVDFTQRFMLEGRAAASLIHPNIVTVHAIGAVDGLNFLEMEFIPGQSLQRVLDDQGRLPPLRATVLMAHIAEGLAAAHRDGIVHRDLKPDNVLMTNRGMPKLADFGLAKRILSNDGIPAEQLAGTPYFMAPELFHGGPATVVSDVYALGVTYYLLLTGRLPFVAGSLNELMHLVDHEPIPTVRSDLPDIAMEMVECLSLLMEKSPTNRPRDAMEAALLFQAVCGQVRDIETLLNHAFVNRRDVTWKRNGMVYEVCIELPDSRKQTVHIENSQHKASQRLLLIYSLCCRADAAYYESALRLNGEMAHGGVAIREVDGEAMFCVVDTYPRGTVEPEDIRLSVLEVARRADAVEHLLTGNDVY; this is encoded by the coding sequence ATGGATGACGATCGCGGTTCCAATCAACCAGAAAAGCCTATGCAGTCACCACGCGTACTGTACTGTGCAGGTTGCAACGAGCGTTTCCGCAATCTGACGAAATCCAGTGTATGTCCCCGTTGCGGGGCCGCCGCGCGAACCGCTCCCGACATGGCGTTTGCCGAAACGATGGTCATTCGCGACCTTTCGTCCTCGTTCGATCAGTCGTCCGGACTCCGCGAAGAGGATGAAAATCGAACGTGCCAAAGTACCTCCGACACAGATCACAACCAACATGACGACACCGACAATGCTCCCGCCAAGAAGTTGCCGAAAAGCGACGATTGTCACGAGTTGGATGAGCTGATCGGGCAGTCACTGCACGTTTATGAGATTCAAGGGCTGCTTGGCAGCGGTGGTATGGGCCGTGTGTATTTGGCCAAGCATCGTGATTTGCATCGACAGTGTGCCTTGAAGATCCTCTGCCCGGAAGCGGCGGAAGAGGATGTGGATTTCACGCAGCGATTCATGCTCGAAGGCCGAGCGGCTGCTTCGCTGATCCACCCGAACATCGTCACTGTGCATGCCATTGGAGCCGTCGATGGCTTAAATTTCTTGGAAATGGAGTTCATCCCCGGACAATCGCTGCAACGCGTCTTGGACGACCAAGGCCGATTACCACCACTGCGTGCCACCGTTCTGATGGCCCACATTGCCGAGGGATTGGCCGCGGCACATCGAGACGGAATTGTGCACCGGGACTTAAAGCCCGATAACGTCCTGATGACCAATCGTGGAATGCCCAAATTGGCTGATTTCGGTTTGGCCAAACGGATTCTTTCCAACGATGGCATTCCCGCCGAGCAACTTGCCGGCACTCCATATTTCATGGCACCGGAGTTGTTTCACGGCGGTCCGGCGACGGTCGTCTCGGACGTGTACGCACTCGGCGTCACGTATTATCTTTTGTTGACCGGGCGTCTGCCGTTTGTAGCGGGGTCGCTCAACGAATTGATGCATTTGGTCGATCACGAGCCAATCCCAACCGTTCGCAGCGATCTGCCGGACATCGCCATGGAAATGGTCGAGTGTCTGTCTCTGTTGATGGAGAAGTCACCCACCAACCGACCACGCGATGCCATGGAAGCCGCGTTGTTGTTTCAAGCGGTTTGCGGGCAGGTCCGAGATATCGAGACGCTATTGAACCATGCGTTCGTCAACCGGCGAGACGTCACCTGGAAACGAAACGGCATGGTCTACGAAGTTTGTATTGAACTTCCCGACAGTCGGAAGCAAACCGTCCATATTGAGAACAGCCAGCACAAGGCCTCGCAACGACTCCTGCTGATTTACAGCCTGTGTTGCCGAGCCGATGCGGCGTATTACGAAAGCGCTTTGCGTTTGAATGGCGAGATGGCTCACGGGGGCGTGGCCATTCGTGAGGTCGATGGTGAAGCGATGTTTTGTGTGGTCGATACGTATCCTCGTGGCACCGTCGAACCGGAGGACATCCGTCTTAGCGTGCTCGAAGTTGCCCGGCGAGCGGATGCCGTCGAGCATCTCCTCACCGGCAACGATGTGTACTGA
- the nth gene encoding endonuclease III: protein MAKKQVKKKTTKSRSSAKKTKTTVAPIESLEDRQARAKRLYKGLKKTYPEAECALLHETPFQLLVATILSAQCTDERVNSVTPSLFEEYPTPEAMSKATQEEIESIIKSLGFFRNKAQNLLGMANKLVHEFDSELPRTLDEMISLPGVGRKTANVVLGTAFGLPTGVVVDTHVKRLSNRFGLTASQNPEIIERDLMAVLPESDWIMYSHRAIHHGRQICKARKAMCLECPLLSDCPRVGLPDIDESA from the coding sequence ATGGCCAAGAAACAAGTAAAGAAAAAGACGACGAAAAGCCGATCGTCCGCGAAGAAAACCAAGACGACGGTCGCCCCGATCGAGAGTCTCGAAGACCGCCAAGCCCGAGCGAAGCGGCTCTACAAAGGGCTCAAGAAAACGTATCCCGAAGCGGAATGCGCCTTGTTGCATGAAACGCCGTTTCAGTTACTGGTTGCGACGATCCTTTCGGCACAGTGCACCGATGAACGTGTGAATTCTGTCACGCCGAGTTTGTTCGAGGAATACCCCACGCCGGAAGCGATGTCCAAGGCGACGCAGGAGGAGATCGAGTCGATCATCAAATCTCTCGGATTCTTCCGCAACAAGGCTCAGAACCTGTTGGGCATGGCGAATAAGCTCGTCCACGAATTCGACAGTGAGTTGCCTCGAACGCTCGACGAAATGATTTCGCTGCCCGGTGTCGGTCGCAAAACCGCGAATGTGGTCTTGGGAACCGCGTTTGGTCTTCCCACCGGCGTTGTGGTGGATACGCATGTCAAACGGTTGAGCAATCGGTTCGGTCTGACCGCTAGCCAGAATCCCGAGATCATCGAACGCGACTTAATGGCCGTTCTGCCGGAATCGGATTGGATCATGTATTCCCACCGCGCGATCCATCACGGGCGACAAATCTGCAAAGCTCGCAAAGCGATGTGCTTGGAATGCCCACTCTTGAGCGATTGCCCACGGGTCGGATTGCCGGATATCGACGAATCAGCGTGA
- a CDS encoding DUF309 domain-containing protein — protein MIPNAPEQYLHGIRLFNAEEFFECHDVLEELWTDIVGPERDFYQGLIQAAVALFHLTEGNWGGARRLSRSCLRYLTPYRPAYLGLDLDRFFTDFEACFAELNSAGPDWPTDLECRAELIPELHELPDPNQPSDIR, from the coding sequence ATGATACCGAATGCACCGGAACAATATCTTCACGGAATTCGACTGTTCAATGCCGAGGAGTTTTTTGAATGCCATGATGTGCTGGAAGAACTCTGGACAGACATTGTTGGTCCGGAACGTGACTTCTATCAAGGACTGATCCAAGCCGCTGTGGCTTTATTTCATTTGACCGAAGGCAACTGGGGTGGAGCACGACGACTCTCGCGATCTTGCTTGCGATATCTCACTCCCTATCGACCGGCGTATCTGGGATTGGACTTAGACCGATTCTTCACCGACTTCGAGGCTTGTTTCGCGGAACTCAACTCCGCTGGCCCCGACTGGCCAACCGATCTCGAATGCCGAGCCGAACTGATCCCCGAACTCCATGAGTTGCCGGACCCAAATCAACCATCGGACATACGATGA
- a CDS encoding LON peptidase substrate-binding domain-containing protein — MSIPDDISHYLDGFDGVAPLFPLPGAVLFPNLLLPLHMFEPRYRQMTADAVAGEGFLTLATLQPGYESLYETKHAPIFPNVCLGRILNEERLPDGRYFLVLQGLSRAIVEEEIETAHPYRMGRLKLLTDEVPDDGEFNVTAYREQFGRALQRVPPSRISMEMRDEILNSQLPIGTLCDLTAHVLNLPTPSLREVSETLNVQARSELVLRHLVEAGREFPPPFSVN, encoded by the coding sequence ATGAGCATACCTGATGACATCTCGCACTACTTAGACGGATTCGACGGAGTTGCTCCGTTGTTTCCGTTGCCGGGAGCGGTTTTGTTTCCGAACTTGTTGCTTCCGCTGCATATGTTTGAACCGCGTTATCGCCAGATGACCGCCGACGCAGTCGCTGGCGAAGGATTCCTCACCCTCGCAACTTTGCAACCTGGCTACGAATCTCTGTACGAAACCAAACACGCCCCAATCTTTCCGAATGTGTGTTTGGGGCGGATTTTGAACGAGGAACGACTCCCGGACGGTCGGTATTTTCTCGTGTTGCAGGGCTTGTCGCGGGCGATTGTCGAGGAGGAAATCGAAACCGCACACCCGTACCGCATGGGGCGACTGAAACTTCTGACCGACGAGGTTCCCGACGACGGGGAATTCAATGTCACCGCTTATCGCGAACAGTTCGGTCGGGCCTTACAACGGGTTCCCCCGTCGCGCATTTCGATGGAAATGCGCGACGAGATTCTCAATTCTCAGTTGCCCATTGGCACACTGTGTGATTTGACGGCCCACGTTCTGAATCTTCCAACTCCGTCACTTCGGGAAGTCTCCGAGACCCTGAATGTGCAAGCTCGCAGCGAATTGGTGTTGAGACATCTTGTGGAAGCCGGTCGGGAATTCCCGCCTCCATTCAGCGTGAATTAA
- a CDS encoding alpha/beta fold hydrolase, whose protein sequence is MQNDVKPEANGAGVASSSMSLKIWNGDNADVPVQHTTKPRPQGPMESPALIMFPGMGASQRMFQAQRFAIPDLIVPEWIEPNYKESLSDYARRMAEAIDPGRPCIVGGASFGGMVALEVARHLETRACLLISTVRSRKELPWRYRWLVPLVTTIPGTCENLAGWGIRVGVAVSRPFRKNTIQESPLVHIANEQGRFLRWASIATLRWKPKPDTFQFPIEQIHGDADRVLESRLSTPDIVIPNGGHVLPLTHPVEINQFLMNAMTKYAVPAKALRVVAD, encoded by the coding sequence ATGCAGAACGACGTCAAGCCTGAGGCGAACGGTGCTGGAGTTGCATCCTCCAGCATGAGTCTCAAGATTTGGAATGGCGACAACGCCGATGTTCCAGTCCAACACACAACCAAACCACGGCCGCAGGGGCCGATGGAATCACCCGCGTTGATCATGTTCCCCGGAATGGGGGCGAGTCAGCGGATGTTCCAGGCACAACGGTTCGCAATTCCGGATCTCATTGTGCCGGAGTGGATTGAGCCGAATTACAAAGAATCGCTGTCGGATTACGCGCGTCGCATGGCGGAAGCGATTGATCCCGGTCGGCCGTGCATTGTGGGCGGAGCTTCGTTTGGAGGCATGGTGGCGTTGGAAGTGGCTCGCCATCTTGAGACACGGGCCTGCCTGTTGATTTCCACGGTGCGTTCTCGGAAGGAACTCCCCTGGCGATACCGCTGGTTGGTTCCGCTAGTCACCACGATACCGGGGACTTGCGAAAACCTGGCGGGATGGGGGATTCGGGTCGGGGTTGCTGTGAGTCGGCCGTTTCGGAAGAACACGATCCAAGAAAGTCCGTTAGTTCACATTGCCAATGAACAGGGGCGTTTTCTTCGCTGGGCGAGCATCGCCACACTGCGGTGGAAACCCAAACCGGACACTTTCCAATTTCCGATTGAGCAAATCCACGGAGACGCCGACCGCGTGTTGGAGTCGCGACTCTCGACTCCGGACATCGTCATTCCGAATGGCGGTCATGTGTTGCCGTTGACGCATCCGGTGGAAATCAATCAATTTCTGATGAATGCGATGACAAAATACGCCGTTCCCGCGAAGGCACTTCGAGTCGTTGCGGATTGA